One Herbaspirillum rubrisubalbicans genomic window carries:
- a CDS encoding ATP-binding protein, with protein sequence MRDQSGMMCATSSRLLVKLWPDPTAATCTTMSIAHSITELSDRFFYRANIRLKLFYAMLALIVAVIAAINGAGHYIFNRDFLGYLNEQAQQRMEDMVPRLEQAYREHGSWDFIRGNPRLWFELMRPAIVEHIGVTSRPVPPMTASDLTGATLRFSLLDARRQFVIGYPNLGPDARLRPLLQDDVIVGWVAQTPFESVIGAVDLRFQQSQFLAQLIIALVAVMLAAFLVVRISGVLTRPLTRVARATHRLAGGDYAIRVEVESGDEVGMLAQDFNQLAMTLERNEKLRREFMADVSHELRTPLGILNGQLEALEDGVLQPDAQTLRSLKSEVEHLNKLVGDLYDLSLADAGALTYRHADIDLTPLLQDSAATYAERFNQRGMSLTTALPAAMLVHADGARLQQLFNNLFENSLRYTDTGGRLQVHAQLQQQQWHLFFDDSEPGVPPEVMARLFERFFRVETSRNRASGGAGLGLAICRRIIDAHQGTIGASDSPLGGLRVSVILPARLDGEGDAT encoded by the coding sequence TCGCTTGAAGCTCTTCTATGCGATGCTGGCGCTGATCGTGGCGGTCATCGCCGCCATCAACGGTGCCGGACATTACATCTTCAATCGCGACTTCCTGGGCTACCTTAACGAACAGGCCCAGCAGCGCATGGAAGACATGGTGCCACGCCTGGAACAGGCCTATCGCGAGCATGGCAGCTGGGACTTCATTCGTGGCAATCCGCGCCTCTGGTTCGAGCTGATGAGACCGGCCATCGTCGAACACATCGGCGTGACCTCCAGACCGGTGCCGCCCATGACGGCCTCCGACCTGACCGGCGCGACCCTGCGCTTCTCCCTGCTGGACGCCCGCCGGCAGTTCGTGATCGGCTATCCCAACCTCGGCCCCGACGCACGCCTGCGGCCCCTGCTGCAAGATGACGTGATCGTCGGCTGGGTGGCGCAGACACCCTTTGAAAGCGTGATCGGCGCCGTCGACCTGCGCTTCCAGCAGAGCCAGTTCCTGGCCCAGCTCATCATCGCGCTGGTGGCCGTGATGCTGGCGGCGTTCCTGGTAGTGCGCATCTCGGGCGTACTGACCCGCCCGCTGACCCGCGTGGCGCGCGCCACGCACCGCTTGGCCGGGGGCGATTACGCAATCCGGGTGGAGGTGGAGTCGGGCGATGAAGTGGGTATGCTGGCGCAAGACTTCAACCAGCTCGCCATGACCCTGGAGCGCAATGAGAAGCTGCGGCGTGAATTCATGGCCGATGTCTCCCATGAATTGCGCACGCCCCTGGGCATCCTCAACGGCCAGTTGGAAGCGCTGGAAGATGGCGTGCTACAACCCGATGCACAAACGCTGCGCTCGCTCAAGAGCGAGGTGGAGCATCTCAACAAGCTGGTAGGCGACCTCTACGATCTTTCCCTGGCCGATGCCGGTGCCCTCACCTATCGCCACGCCGATATCGACCTGACCCCTCTGCTGCAGGACAGCGCGGCGACCTACGCCGAACGCTTCAACCAGCGCGGTATGAGCTTGACCACTGCCCTGCCCGCGGCCATGCTGGTACATGCTGATGGCGCGCGGTTGCAGCAGCTGTTCAACAATCTCTTCGAAAACAGCCTGCGCTATACCGATACCGGTGGCCGCCTGCAGGTACATGCACAACTGCAGCAGCAGCAATGGCACCTGTTCTTCGATGACAGCGAACCGGGCGTGCCTCCTGAGGTGATGGCACGTCTGTTCGAGCGCTTCTTCCGGGTCGAAACCTCGCGTAACCGCGCCAGCGGCGGCGCCGGACTGGGCCTGGCAATCTGCCGCCGCATCATTGATGCACACCAGGGAACCATCGGCGCCAGCGATTCGCCCCTGGGCGGCCTGCGCGTGTCGGTGATCTTGCCGGCGCGGCTGGATGGCGAGGGAGATGCGACATGA
- a CDS encoding response regulator, with protein MNGTPEAFQFAPPARADILIVEDEPKLAELLQKYLALAGYTARHVARGDAALEAVRTQRPDLILLDIMLPGMDGWEICRQLRSFSDVPVLMLTARAEEEDRLRGLELGADDYIGKTPFSPREIVARVKSMLRRNALVQRAVQTQQPRRTDWPLHIDEASHQASVRGEPLNLTPLELRLLKTFAAAPGQVFSRDQLLNHLHDDDRFVTDRVVDTHIKNLRRKLEPFFPGHNAIQAVYGVGYSFALPPA; from the coding sequence ATGAACGGGACCCCGGAGGCTTTCCAGTTCGCTCCACCGGCCAGGGCCGATATCCTCATCGTGGAAGATGAACCCAAGCTGGCCGAGCTGCTGCAAAAATACCTGGCACTGGCCGGCTATACCGCGCGCCATGTGGCGCGCGGCGATGCGGCGCTGGAAGCGGTACGCACGCAGCGGCCGGACCTGATCCTGCTCGATATCATGCTACCGGGCATGGATGGCTGGGAAATCTGCCGCCAACTGCGCAGCTTCTCAGACGTCCCGGTACTGATGCTGACCGCGCGCGCCGAAGAAGAAGACCGCTTACGCGGGCTGGAGCTGGGGGCCGACGACTATATCGGCAAGACCCCCTTTTCGCCGCGCGAGATCGTGGCCCGGGTCAAGTCCATGCTTCGCCGCAATGCGCTGGTACAGCGTGCTGTACAAACGCAGCAGCCACGGCGCACGGATTGGCCGCTGCATATCGATGAGGCAAGCCACCAGGCCAGCGTGCGCGGCGAGCCGCTGAACCTGACGCCGCTGGAACTGCGCCTGCTCAAGACTTTTGCCGCCGCGCCAGGCCAGGTCTTCTCGCGCGATCAATTGCTCAATCATCTGCACGATGACGACCGCTTCGTCACCGACCGCGTCGTCGATACCCACATCAAGAACCTGCGGCGCAAGCTGGAACCGTTCTTCCCCGGTCACAACGCGATCCAGGCGGTGTATGGCGTGGGTTACAGCTTTGCGTTGCCGCCGGCATGA